GATGCCGACCGAGGAGGATTTTTTGGAGCGGGCGGCGGAGCTCCTGGACTCCGGGAGATATATCGACGTCATCGAGGTGCTCGACGAGGCCATCGAGGACTACGGATACAAATCCGCCGAATCGTATTTTCTGATGGCCTACGCCTACGATCAGATGGATGAGATCGAATACGCCAAGGACTACTATACGCTGGCTTTGAGGCTGGACGGAACCATCGCCGACGCCCTCTACAACCTGGGCATGATCTACAGGAATGAGGGGAACCACACCGAGGCGGCGAAATACCTTGAACGCTACATCAAGCTGAATCCCTCCCACCCGGACATCGAGAGCATCCGCGCCTATGTCGAATCGAACCGATAATGTCCATACGTCCGGGGGGAACCTTCCCCGGACAAATTCCGTCACGGCGTCCACCCGACTCTTCTGCCTGCTGGGGGACCCGGTATCCCACTCCCGGTCTCCCGCCATGATGAATCCGGCCCTGGCCGCCGCCGGGATCGACGGGGTGTACCTGGCCCTCAGGGTGACGGCCTCCGACCTGGAACGGACCATTGGGACGTTGAAGGCGGTGGGGTTCGGCGGGGGGAACGTGACCGCCCCTCACAAGGAGCGGACAGCGGAGCTTGTGGATCGTCTTTCCATCGCGGCGGAGCTTTCGGGGTCGGTGAACACCTTGGCGTGGGACGGCGATTTTCTTGTGGGACACAACACCGACGGCACGGGCCTCGTCCGGGCCATCGAGGAGGGTTCCGGTGTGCCCGTTATGGGAAGCCGTATATTGCTGATGGGGGCGGGGGGCGCGGCCCGGGGCGTGATCCCGGCGCTGTTTCACGCCGGGGCGGCGGAGCTTTTTGTGGCGAACCGCACGGAGGCACGCGCCCAAACGCTGGCGGATCGTTTCGGAAATCTGGGATCGATAACGCCCCTTCCCCTGGAGGATGGAGCGCTCTTTGATGCGGGTGGGGAGCGGGATATCGCACAATTCGGCATCGTCATAAACGCCACGTCGGCCCGGGCGACGGGGGGAAAGATCGCCGGCCTTGATCTTTCCAGGATGACATCCGGCTCCCTCTTTTTTGACATGAACTATTATCACGGAGACGATGAAACCGCCGGGATTCTGAAGAAAACCGGCGTTCGACACGCCAAGGGTCTGGAAATGCTGCTCTTTCAGGGGGTCGACGCATTTGAATTGTGGACCCACACGCGCGCTCCGGTTTCAATCATGCGCCGGTCGCTTGATTATAAAGAATAATATTATACCTTGACAATTCCACATATGAGGGAATATCATAGATATGAAGTCGTATGGGTTGGTCTGCTCACTGCAATTCCTTCCGTAATGCTCATGACATCGGTGCGTGAATATAACGCTTACACTATCTGGAGAGTCTACGCATGAATCAGCGTTTGGGACAGTTAATGGTCAGAAACAACCTGCTCACTCCCGAGCAGCTGAAAAAGGCCGTTGAAGAGTCAAAGAACAGTGGCGGACGTCTGGGCGCTCAGCTTGCCAAGCTCGGATACGTCTCAGAGACCGCGATCACGGAGTTTCTGAGCCAGCAATATAACGTTCCCGCGCTTAACATCACCGAGCAGCAAATTGATCCCTCGGTGATGAAGTATGTCAGCGCGGATATCGCCAAGAAAAACCTGGTAATCCCCATTTCCAGATCCGGGGCGAATCTCATCCTCGCCATGGCCGATCCGTCGAATATGGCGGTGGTTGAGGATATCCGGTTTATGACCGGATTCAATATAGAGGTGGTTGTCGCCCCGGAAAACGAGATCATCGACGCCATCAAGGCGAATTATGGGGCAAAAGGTCTGGCCGGGAAGGGAAACATATCCCTTGATTCAAAGGATTATGATTTCGGTGAAGACGACACCGCGGGAATGAGTGATTTCGATGATATGGGCGCGGATGAGGTGGTGGACGTGGACGACTTCGACTCTCTGGTTCACGGCGCCGTGGACCAGGTGGAGGTCATCGATACCGATGACGACGACGACATCATGTCGGGCGATGTCGACGCGCCGATCATCAAGCTGGTCAACGGCATATTGATCAAGGCGATCAAGCTGGGCGTGAGCGATATCCATATCGAGCCGTATGAAAAGAGCTTTCGTGTACGATACCGCTTGGACGGCGTGCTCAGAAAGGCGATGGGTCTGCCCCTGAAAATCAAGAACGCCATCACGTCCCGTGTCAAGATCATGTCCCGCCTGGACATCGCCGAAAAGCGGCTTCCCCAGGACGGCCGCATCAAGCTGAAACTGGGCAGGGGTCGGGAGATGGACTTTCGCGTGTCGACGATCCCGGTGCTCTACGGCGAGAAGGTGGTGCTCAGGCTCCTGGATAAATCCAACCTCCAGCTCGACATGACCAAGCTGGGGTTCGAACCCATGGCATTGGACCAATTCCAGGACGCCATCCATCAGCCCTACGGCATGGTCCTGGTGACCGGTCCCACCGGCTCCGGAAAGACCACAACGCTGTACTCCGCCCTGTCGGAGCTGAACAAAGAATCGGACAACATAATGACCGCCGAGGACCCGGTGGAATTCAACCTGGCGGGCATCAACCAGGTGCAGATGCACGACGATATCGGCCTGAATTTCGCGGCGGCACTCAGGTCCTTTTTGCGCCAGGATCCGGACATCGTCATGGTGGGTGAGATCCGGGACTTTGAGACCGCGGAGATCGCAATCAAGGCGGCCCTCACCGGCCATCTTGTCCTCTCCACCCTTCATACCAATGACGCGCCTTCAACCGTCAACCGCCTGCTCAACATGGGCATCGAGCCGTTTCTGGTGGCGTCGTCGTTGAACGCCATCGTCGCCCAGCGTTTGGCCCGAAGGATTTGCAAGGATTGCTCCGAACCGATAGAGGTGCCTCCCCAGGCCCTCATCGATATCGGCGTGCCGCCGGACGAGGTGAGTGAGTTTCAGCTTCAAAAGGGCAAGGGATGCAATGTCTGCGCGGGCACCGGATACAAGGGGAGGGTGGCGCTCTACGAGGTGATGCGCATCAATGATGAGCTTAAGGAGTTGATTCTCAACGGCGCCTCAACGACGGAACTGAAGCGGGAGGCCATGCGCCACGGAATGAAAAGCCTCAGGCAAGCGGGTATCACCAAAATAAAGGAAGGCGTTACCACCATCGAAGAGGTCCTGAGGGGCTCAGCCGCCGACTGATTCGGGTGTATCTGGGCGTACCCAATTCTTTTATTTTTGATCAAAAGGATGACTCATGGCAAGTCTTCACCAATTGCTGAAAATAATGGTGGAAAAGGGGGCGACGGACCTTCATGTAACCACCGGCTCGCCGGCAATGCTGAGAATCGACGGCCTATTGGTTCCGATCTCAATGGAACCTCTCTCCGCGACGGACACGAAGAATTTATGCTACAGTATCCTCACGGATTCCCAGAAACACAAGTTTGAAGAGGAAAGCGAGCTGGACCTCTCCTTCGGCGTGAAGGGGCTTTCCCGGTTTCGCGGTAACATCTTCGTCCAGCGGGGGGCGATGGCGGCGGCCTTTCGCGTCATCCCCTATAAATTTATGACATTCCAGGAGCTGGGACTGCCGCCGATCGCCGAAGAAATCTGCAAAAAGCCCCGGGGACTGGTCCTGATAACCGGTCCCACCGGGTCCGGCAAATCCACGACGCTTGCCTCGATGATTAACAAGATCAACGAGGAACGTCATGAGCATATCATCACGATCGAAGACCCCATTGAATACCTCCACCCCCACAAAAATTGTATCGTCAATCAGCGGGAAGTGGGGGCGGATACCCAGAGCTTTAAAAGCGCCCTGAAGTACATACTTCGTCAGGATCCAGACATCGTGCTGGTGGGAGAGATTCGCGACCTCGAAACCATCGAGGCCGCGCTGACCACCGCGGAAACCGGTCACATAGTATTTGCCACTCTGCATACGAACAACGCCGTGCAGACCATCAACCGTGTCATAGACGTGTTCCCGCCGTACGCCCAGCCCCAGGTCCGTGCCCAGATTTCCTTCGTGCTGGAGGCGGTGCTCTGCCAGCAGCTTCTTCCGAAGGCCGGGGGCAAGGGGAGGGTCCTTGCCCTGGAGGTCATGGTGCCAAACGCGGCCATCAGAAACCTGATTCGAGAGGACAAGATTCACCAGATATACTCGTCGATGCAGGTGGGCCAGATGAAATTTGGCATGCAGACGATGAACCAGTCCCTGTTCAGTCTCTATAACAAGGGACTGATTACGCTGGATATGGCGATGGGCAGATCGACGGACGCGGAAGAGCTTCGTCAGATGCTGTCGAAAGGCACCACCGTCGTGAAGAAAGGCGCGGCGCCCTCGGCCGGCAGCGGCGGAGGCGGCGGAGGCCCGAAGCCCGCGGCGCCGTAATCCGGGTGGTATGATAAAATGGGAAAGGGTGGGGAATCGGCCGGTGTGTTAAACGGAAAAGACCGATTGTTTTAAGAGAGATATCGAAGACATGACAGGGAACAGGGTGGAGGGGAGGCAAGACACCGCCCGACGAAATACACATAGAATCAATCAAGCAAGGCCGTAGAGGAAAGAAATGCCAGTATTCAAATACACAGGCAAGGATAGCTCGGGAAATAACAAAAGCGGAGAAATCGAGGCCGCAAACCAAGCGGCGGCGACGGCGATGCTTCGCCAGCAGAAGATTTCTCCCAGCTCCATAACGGAAAAGAAGAGCGAAGGCCTTTCCATGGAGATCACCATCCCGGGTCTGGAGGCGAAACCGGATAAAAAAGACCTGACAATTTTTACCCGACAGTTCGCCACCATGATCGACGCCGGTCTTCCCCTGGTTCAGTGCCTGGATATTCTTGCCAGCCAGCAGGAGAAAAAAACGTTTAAGATCATCATCACGAAGATCAAGGAAGACGTCGAATCCGGTTCCACGTTTGCCGACGCCCTGGCAAAGCACCCGAAACTGTTCGATTCTCTCTATGTGAACCTTGTGGCGGCGGGAGAGATCGGCGGTATTCTCGACACGATTCTCAACCGCCTGGCGGCGTATATTGAAAAGGCGGAGTCTCTGAAACGAAAGGTGAA
This is a stretch of genomic DNA from Candidatus Zymogenaceae bacterium. It encodes these proteins:
- the aroE gene encoding shikimate dehydrogenase; the encoded protein is MSNRTDNVHTSGGNLPRTNSVTASTRLFCLLGDPVSHSRSPAMMNPALAAAGIDGVYLALRVTASDLERTIGTLKAVGFGGGNVTAPHKERTAELVDRLSIAAELSGSVNTLAWDGDFLVGHNTDGTGLVRAIEEGSGVPVMGSRILLMGAGGAARGVIPALFHAGAAELFVANRTEARAQTLADRFGNLGSITPLPLEDGALFDAGGERDIAQFGIVINATSARATGGKIAGLDLSRMTSGSLFFDMNYYHGDDETAGILKKTGVRHAKGLEMLLFQGVDAFELWTHTRAPVSIMRRSLDYKE
- the pilB gene encoding type IV-A pilus assembly ATPase PilB → MNQRLGQLMVRNNLLTPEQLKKAVEESKNSGGRLGAQLAKLGYVSETAITEFLSQQYNVPALNITEQQIDPSVMKYVSADIAKKNLVIPISRSGANLILAMADPSNMAVVEDIRFMTGFNIEVVVAPENEIIDAIKANYGAKGLAGKGNISLDSKDYDFGEDDTAGMSDFDDMGADEVVDVDDFDSLVHGAVDQVEVIDTDDDDDIMSGDVDAPIIKLVNGILIKAIKLGVSDIHIEPYEKSFRVRYRLDGVLRKAMGLPLKIKNAITSRVKIMSRLDIAEKRLPQDGRIKLKLGRGREMDFRVSTIPVLYGEKVVLRLLDKSNLQLDMTKLGFEPMALDQFQDAIHQPYGMVLVTGPTGSGKTTTLYSALSELNKESDNIMTAEDPVEFNLAGINQVQMHDDIGLNFAAALRSFLRQDPDIVMVGEIRDFETAEIAIKAALTGHLVLSTLHTNDAPSTVNRLLNMGIEPFLVASSLNAIVAQRLARRICKDCSEPIEVPPQALIDIGVPPDEVSEFQLQKGKGCNVCAGTGYKGRVALYEVMRINDELKELILNGASTTELKREAMRHGMKSLRQAGITKIKEGVTTIEEVLRGSAAD
- a CDS encoding PilT/PilU family type 4a pilus ATPase, producing the protein MASLHQLLKIMVEKGATDLHVTTGSPAMLRIDGLLVPISMEPLSATDTKNLCYSILTDSQKHKFEEESELDLSFGVKGLSRFRGNIFVQRGAMAAAFRVIPYKFMTFQELGLPPIAEEICKKPRGLVLITGPTGSGKSTTLASMINKINEERHEHIITIEDPIEYLHPHKNCIVNQREVGADTQSFKSALKYILRQDPDIVLVGEIRDLETIEAALTTAETGHIVFATLHTNNAVQTINRVIDVFPPYAQPQVRAQISFVLEAVLCQQLLPKAGGKGRVLALEVMVPNAAIRNLIREDKIHQIYSSMQVGQMKFGMQTMNQSLFSLYNKGLITLDMAMGRSTDAEELRQMLSKGTTVVKKGAAPSAGSGGGGGGPKPAAP